CGTCGGACGGAAGCTGGAGTTCTCTTGTTCATCATAGGAAGCTCTGATATAGAACGAATAACCCCTTAGAGTCCAACTTTATTCCAGCGTTCAAGATGAGTAAACAACCCGTGATTTCCGTAGAAGACAGTGCCATTGATGTGGCCGGAAAAGCCATCGCCGGTCTCCAGGCTGACGGTGTTGAGATCGATGGTCGCACGCTCCATCTGTTTTCCATCCTGCAGCAGTCGCCACCGGGTTCGCACACCCCCGGGCACGACTGGCTCGAACTTGCCAGTGCACTCGGCCTGCATGGCCCTTCACTGCTCGCACTTGCACAATCCGAGGAGATCCCGAAGATCCCACTTCCCGCAGGCTGGCAACAATGGGTGCTGCCCTTCGGACCCTACACAGTCAACAGTTACAAAATTCCCGTAGCCCCCAGGCAATGCCTGCTCGTCGATGCAGGATTTCAAACCGCTGATTTTCTTCAGCAACTCGAACAGAGTAAGGATCACCCCGTCGCACTGCTGCTCACCCACGGCCATCGCGACCACATCGGCGCATTGAGCGAACTGATACGCCGATTTCCGCACCTACGGGTGC
Above is a window of Puniceicoccaceae bacterium DNA encoding:
- a CDS encoding MBL fold metallo-hydrolase, translating into MSKQPVISVEDSAIDVAGKAIAGLQADGVEIDGRTLHLFSILQQSPPGSHTPGHDWLELASALGLHGPSLLALAQSEEIPKIPLPAGWQQWVLPFGPYTVNSYKIPVAPRQCLLVDAGFQTADFLQQLEQSKDHPVALLLTHGHRDHIGALSELIRRFPHLRVHAMNPSHCRNTAALREGDNFSVEGIQIRVLHTPGHAQDSLCYEIRHAHGAPVAIAAGDTVYARSAGKIPQDYRHSLEL